A window of the Palleronia sp. LCG004 genome harbors these coding sequences:
- a CDS encoding response regulator — MRHELCRIAYVEDEPDIRELTEMALDTIGGFEVAVWSNGSDALAEIEAFDPDLILLDVMMPEMDGPEILSRLRQMETMRGRPVVFITAKSQRHEVAEFVEMGAAGVITKPYDPMTLSDEVRAFWDTSKAA; from the coding sequence ATGAGACACGAACTCTGCCGGATCGCCTATGTCGAGGACGAGCCGGACATCCGTGAACTGACCGAGATGGCGCTCGACACGATCGGCGGGTTCGAGGTTGCGGTGTGGTCCAACGGTTCCGACGCGCTTGCGGAGATCGAGGCCTTCGATCCGGATCTCATACTTCTCGATGTGATGATGCCGGAGATGGACGGTCCCGAGATCCTGTCGCGGCTCCGGCAGATGGAAACGATGCGTGGCCGGCCCGTCGTGTTCATCACGGCGAAGTCCCAGCGCCACGAGGTCGCGGAATTCGTCGAGATGGGGGCCGCCGGCGTCATCACGAAGCCCTACGACCCGATGACGCTTTCGGACGAGGTGCGGGCGTTCTGGGATACGTCGAAGGCCGCCTGA
- a CDS encoding ATP-binding protein, which yields MQNVMPMVENAAIILLATMLLSDVRHRFEDSFVLRSTILGVMFTIVGTVVMNNSIELVPGTRTDPRLAVVTLSAAFGGPLSAAITSGTLAFLRYSLGGAGMLPGTVSILAVGLVGAVLWVWWKVYLARKADRRYLLIQALAAGAVAALIVPFITPAPGSVVATSILLFTPANFGVVWIMGIFFLRDEQRRTTLAAHAEKEAQIRGIANNAPSVLCQIVRSKLDKPVFTYVSDASDRILGVSSHTILADPDAFFGGLTLAARSAFSDALGQSASNGEPAFIEMEYRLPNGERLWLAMAADLRLNGDNDFLWDGTITDITRQKAAEHARDEFISVVSHELRTPLTSIRGSLGLLINGLGGELPEKAGRMLSIADRNSERLVLLINDLLDMQKFQSGEMRLELDREALRPMLENALDTGRNYAPEKKVRFILLDEAPGAIVHVDANRFHQAIMNLVSNAMKFTPAESTVTLSATLRRGGVRISVADEGPGIPEEFRNRIFQQFQQANSSSTRGVGGTGLGLNIARAIAEGMAGAISFESEAGRGSTFYIDLPLAGVAAESGGATRRALICATDAAVAVPARRSLDVLGIASDVAPDGMSAGTLLRDRDYAAIVIDAAIALRDVEELSKLSDCLEGLPVIVVNEEISTDIRDIVGKLPGLLEWVERPLDFARLRSAMGFATNESADGRARVLYIEDDLSLQEIIAQSIGECATTTFAATVEEARWRLEADRYDLVILDQELPDGSGLDLIDEIPSETPIVLYSAFDLTPAATDRVRAAMTKSVASEAEVRKAVLSALDRASPEPASGERSHWVA from the coding sequence ATGCAGAACGTGATGCCAATGGTCGAGAATGCGGCCATCATTCTTCTGGCCACGATGCTGCTTTCCGATGTCAGGCACAGGTTCGAGGACTCGTTCGTTCTCAGAAGCACGATCCTCGGCGTGATGTTCACGATCGTCGGGACGGTCGTGATGAACAATTCCATCGAACTCGTCCCCGGTACGCGGACCGATCCGCGCCTTGCGGTGGTGACGCTTTCCGCGGCCTTCGGCGGACCGCTCAGTGCCGCGATAACCTCCGGCACGCTCGCCTTTCTGCGGTATTCCCTCGGAGGTGCCGGAATGCTGCCGGGAACGGTCTCGATCCTTGCGGTCGGTCTTGTCGGTGCGGTCCTGTGGGTCTGGTGGAAGGTGTATCTCGCCCGGAAGGCCGATCGACGTTACCTTCTGATACAGGCGCTGGCCGCAGGTGCGGTCGCGGCATTGATCGTCCCGTTCATCACCCCCGCGCCGGGGAGCGTCGTCGCGACGTCCATCCTCCTCTTCACGCCTGCCAATTTCGGGGTAGTCTGGATCATGGGGATCTTCTTTCTGCGCGACGAGCAGCGTCGCACGACCCTTGCCGCACATGCGGAGAAGGAGGCGCAGATCCGGGGGATCGCCAACAACGCGCCGTCGGTCCTGTGCCAGATCGTGCGGAGCAAGCTCGACAAGCCGGTCTTCACCTATGTCTCCGATGCGAGCGACCGTATCCTCGGCGTTTCCTCGCATACGATCCTCGCGGATCCCGATGCCTTTTTCGGTGGATTGACCCTGGCCGCGCGAAGCGCGTTTTCGGATGCGCTCGGGCAGTCGGCCAGCAATGGCGAGCCGGCCTTCATCGAGATGGAATACAGATTGCCAAATGGCGAGCGCCTCTGGCTCGCCATGGCGGCGGATCTGCGGCTCAATGGCGATAACGACTTTCTGTGGGACGGGACGATCACCGACATCACGCGGCAGAAGGCGGCGGAACATGCCAGGGACGAGTTCATCTCGGTCGTCAGCCACGAATTGCGGACGCCGCTCACCTCGATCCGCGGATCGCTCGGCCTGCTGATCAACGGGTTGGGAGGAGAGCTGCCGGAGAAGGCCGGTCGGATGCTCAGCATCGCGGACCGCAATTCCGAGAGGCTCGTGCTGCTCATCAACGACCTGCTCGACATGCAGAAGTTCCAGTCGGGCGAGATGCGGCTGGAGCTCGACCGCGAGGCGCTGCGCCCGATGCTCGAGAATGCGCTCGATACCGGGCGGAATTACGCACCGGAAAAGAAGGTGCGGTTCATCCTTCTCGACGAGGCGCCGGGTGCAATCGTGCATGTCGATGCGAACCGGTTCCACCAGGCGATCATGAACCTCGTCTCCAACGCGATGAAGTTCACCCCCGCCGAGAGCACGGTGACATTGTCCGCAACCCTGCGGCGGGGCGGCGTGCGTATTTCGGTGGCCGACGAGGGGCCGGGGATTCCCGAAGAGTTCCGCAACCGCATCTTCCAGCAATTCCAGCAGGCCAATTCGTCGAGCACGCGCGGCGTGGGCGGCACGGGCCTCGGGCTCAACATCGCGCGTGCCATCGCCGAGGGTATGGCGGGGGCGATCTCGTTCGAGAGCGAAGCCGGCCGGGGGTCGACCTTCTACATCGACCTGCCGCTGGCCGGGGTCGCGGCTGAATCCGGCGGGGCGACCCGCCGCGCCCTGATCTGCGCCACCGATGCGGCGGTGGCCGTTCCCGCCCGCCGGTCGCTGGACGTGCTGGGGATCGCGAGCGATGTCGCACCGGACGGCATGTCCGCCGGAACCCTGCTGCGCGACCGCGATTACGCCGCGATCGTCATCGACGCGGCGATCGCATTGCGCGACGTGGAGGAGCTGTCGAAGCTGTCGGACTGCCTCGAAGGGCTTCCGGTCATCGTCGTGAACGAGGAGATCTCCACCGATATCCGCGATATCGTGGGCAAGTTGCCGGGTCTTCTGGAATGGGTGGAGCGGCCGCTCGACTTCGCGCGTCTCCGCTCGGCGATGGGCTTCGCCACGAACGAGAGTGCGGATGGACGCGCGCGCGTTCTCTATATCGAGGACGACCTGTCGCTTCAGGAGATCATCGCGCAGAGCATCGGCGAATGCGCCACCACCACCTTTGCCGCGACCGTCGAGGAGGCGCGCTGGCGGCTGGAGGCGGATCGCTACGACCTGGTCATTCTGGATCAGGAATTGCCGGACGGATCGGGCCTCGATCTCATCGACGAGATTCCGTCGGAGACGCCGATCGTGCTTTATTCGGCATTCGATCTCACGCCGGCGGCAACCGACCGGGTGCGGGCGGCGATGACCAAATCGGTCGCGTCAGAGGCCGAGGTCAGGAAGGCCGTGCTCAGCGCGCTCGACCGGGCGAGCCCGGAGCCTGCATCCGGCGAAAGGTCGCACTGGGTCGCGTGA
- a CDS encoding Hpt domain-containing protein produces MRDKILDLVTRHCATLRVEAAEIDAAMADLARDPSGTGSDLVGRVHKLKGSSGSIGFTEISELCRQMEEILRAAQGRPRTEADLTEIRARHAMLRDRIAGIAPEHSTLYKRFA; encoded by the coding sequence ATGCGCGACAAGATACTCGATCTCGTGACCCGTCATTGCGCCACGCTTCGGGTCGAGGCTGCGGAAATCGACGCGGCCATGGCCGATCTCGCCCGTGATCCGTCGGGCACCGGGTCGGACCTCGTCGGGCGGGTCCACAAGCTCAAGGGCAGCAGCGGCTCGATCGGCTTCACCGAGATCAGCGAGCTCTGCCGCCAGATGGAGGAGATCCTCCGCGCCGCGCAGGGACGCCCCCGGACAGAGGCGGACCTGACTGAGATCCGCGCCCGGCATGCCATGCTGCGCGATCGGATCGCGGGGATCGCTCCCGAGCATTCGACGCTCTACAAGCGCTTCGCCTGA
- a CDS encoding response regulator — translation MDATIDPELASKRVLLVEDSSVTKDLVELVLSAAGHTIMSVETGQAALEALRSDRFDVVLTDFHLPDFTGLEVVRRYLAERGDRDRPLFVAITGDTRGLLSDPENCEIFDRVVPKPLDVDLVCDLVTEPVRPAIPAARSRTVRQSSPADDLGLAVLEWPPGPGPAPTPGLPGIDAILVRASRDLQMLWSIRGANVLPVLDETGELGPSADVDVSTLTLNRTDEVRRIVERFHERRADLHPDLIRSEDPRDRLLARIEISGGTLSARLSHRHDGLVAWNTICDPAEIPALLSRAEKEALVQTTFFERIHSCPSCQSARLVVREECPDCASSRLVDESYLHHFRCATQAPERDFVQGDDLVCPKCHRALRHFGRDYDRPGIMTRCESCDATTIEPQVAFVCSRCSTRTPAEAVPTHDVSSGSLTETGRAYLRSGSAFFGPVQKTLRFGDFPLELVIALNRAAAAYNEDRRPFTLTSIHYDGLDAIRQQHGALRARDSRRLWLEALQQTTDDRIVVARGTNSDFVLLEGLTPDDARAVIEAARIAADKTVRDELHVNLRFFGPEDIAR, via the coding sequence ATGGATGCGACGATAGACCCCGAACTGGCCTCGAAGCGGGTCCTGCTCGTCGAGGACAGCTCGGTCACGAAGGACCTGGTCGAGCTGGTCCTTTCGGCAGCCGGTCATACGATCATGAGCGTGGAGACGGGGCAGGCGGCGCTCGAGGCGCTGCGATCCGATAGGTTCGACGTCGTCCTGACGGATTTCCACCTGCCGGATTTCACCGGCCTCGAGGTCGTCCGCCGGTACCTCGCCGAACGGGGTGACCGCGACCGTCCGCTCTTCGTCGCGATCACGGGCGACACGAGGGGCCTTCTGAGCGATCCCGAGAATTGCGAGATCTTCGACCGGGTCGTGCCGAAACCGCTCGACGTGGATCTGGTCTGCGATCTCGTCACCGAACCCGTCCGGCCCGCCATCCCCGCGGCAAGGTCGCGGACCGTTCGGCAGTCGAGCCCCGCCGACGATCTGGGCCTCGCCGTCCTGGAATGGCCGCCGGGCCCCGGTCCCGCCCCGACACCGGGATTGCCGGGGATCGACGCGATCCTCGTCCGTGCGAGCCGCGATCTGCAGATGCTCTGGTCGATCCGTGGCGCGAATGTCCTGCCGGTCCTGGACGAGACGGGTGAGCTGGGACCGTCGGCCGATGTCGACGTGTCGACGCTCACGCTCAATCGCACGGACGAGGTGCGGCGGATCGTCGAGCGGTTCCACGAGCGGCGCGCGGACCTGCATCCGGATCTGATCCGTTCGGAAGATCCGCGCGACAGGCTGCTGGCCCGGATCGAGATTTCGGGCGGCACGTTGTCGGCGCGGCTGTCGCACCGGCATGACGGCCTCGTCGCCTGGAACACGATCTGCGATCCGGCCGAGATTCCGGCCCTGCTGTCGAGGGCCGAGAAGGAGGCGCTGGTCCAGACGACATTCTTCGAGCGTATCCACAGCTGCCCGTCCTGCCAGTCGGCGCGCCTCGTCGTGCGCGAGGAATGTCCCGACTGCGCGTCGTCGCGCCTGGTCGACGAAAGCTATCTCCATCATTTCCGCTGTGCGACGCAGGCCCCCGAACGGGATTTCGTGCAGGGCGACGACCTCGTCTGCCCCAAATGCCATCGCGCGCTGCGCCATTTCGGACGCGATTACGACAGGCCGGGCATCATGACGCGCTGCGAAAGCTGCGATGCCACCACGATCGAGCCGCAGGTGGCGTTCGTCTGCAGCCGTTGCAGCACCCGGACCCCGGCCGAGGCGGTCCCGACGCACGACGTCTCGTCGGGCAGCCTCACGGAAACCGGGCGCGCCTATCTGCGGAGCGGATCGGCCTTCTTCGGTCCGGTGCAGAAGACGCTGCGGTTCGGGGATTTCCCGCTCGAACTCGTGATCGCGCTGAACCGTGCCGCGGCGGCCTATAACGAGGACCGGCGGCCGTTTACCCTGACCTCCATCCATTACGACGGCCTCGACGCGATCCGCCAGCAGCACGGCGCGCTGAGGGCCAGGGATTCGCGGAGGCTGTGGCTCGAGGCTCTCCAGCAGACGACGGACGACCGGATCGTCGTCGCCCGCGGGACCAACTCGGATTTCGTCCTGCTCGAGGGGCTGACGCCGGACGATGCCCGCGCGGTGATCGAGGCCGCGCGCATCGCGGCCGACAAGACCGTGCGCGACGAGCTTCACGTCAATCTCAGGTTCTTCGGCCCGGAGGACATCGCGCGATGA
- a CDS encoding glycosyltransferase, with the protein MIEAYDYIRSQSFDTLLVLFWFVAVFEIPRYFLLFALTAFLPARRPAPGPDARERMVSAVVVGHSEATKVEKCVRALHEQSRRPDEIVVLSDGSTDGMAKRVGALSRAGLIDAAHATELRSGKAAGLNLGARIAKGEIIVFVDCDCTFDRHAVRNILRHFEDPGVGAVAGSVLVRNGTASLLTAFQAIEYLITISLGKQAMDRLGLVSCISGAFGAYRRTAYEQTGGYDAEGGEDLDLTLSIRSAGWSVRFAEDAVCYTDVPVSRAALVRQRGRWERDSIRLRYRKHGHLMNPFSLRFSWGEWLHEVEFLVFNVLAAAALPFYVAWLFATYGSFAFSILVGAQLLLIAMDLLVFLMAASVTPLVRPGPLLPYVPGFSLYYGLFMRWVRLGAYAQEWIFRASKNDEFVPRKVQQARARET; encoded by the coding sequence ATGATAGAGGCCTACGACTATATCAGGTCGCAGAGCTTCGACACGTTGCTGGTGCTTTTCTGGTTCGTCGCGGTCTTCGAGATCCCGCGCTATTTCCTGTTGTTCGCGCTGACGGCGTTCCTGCCCGCGCGCCGTCCCGCCCCGGGTCCGGATGCCCGGGAGCGGATGGTCAGCGCGGTCGTCGTCGGCCATTCCGAGGCCACCAAGGTCGAGAAATGCGTCCGCGCGCTCCATGAACAGAGCCGCCGGCCCGATGAGATCGTGGTGCTGAGCGACGGCTCGACCGACGGGATGGCCAAGCGCGTGGGCGCATTGTCGCGTGCGGGGCTGATCGACGCGGCCCACGCGACCGAATTGCGGTCCGGAAAGGCCGCGGGCCTCAACCTCGGTGCGCGTATCGCGAAGGGCGAGATCATCGTCTTCGTCGATTGCGACTGCACGTTCGACCGGCATGCCGTCCGGAACATCCTGCGTCACTTCGAGGATCCGGGCGTCGGTGCCGTGGCGGGGTCCGTTCTTGTCCGCAACGGCACGGCGAGCCTCCTGACCGCATTCCAGGCGATCGAGTATCTCATCACGATCTCGCTCGGAAAGCAGGCGATGGACCGGCTGGGCCTCGTCTCGTGCATTTCGGGCGCGTTCGGTGCCTATCGCCGGACGGCCTACGAGCAGACCGGCGGTTACGATGCCGAAGGGGGAGAGGATCTCGACCTGACGCTGAGCATCCGCTCGGCCGGATGGTCCGTCCGCTTTGCCGAGGACGCGGTCTGCTATACCGACGTGCCGGTATCGCGCGCGGCCCTCGTGCGCCAGCGCGGGCGGTGGGAGCGCGATTCGATCAGGCTGCGCTATCGCAAGCACGGCCATCTGATGAACCCGTTCTCCCTCCGGTTCTCGTGGGGGGAATGGCTCCACGAAGTCGAGTTCCTCGTCTTCAACGTGCTCGCGGCCGCGGCGCTGCCGTTCTACGTGGCCTGGCTGTTCGCCACATACGGAAGCTTCGCGTTCTCGATCCTCGTGGGCGCGCAGCTTCTCCTGATCGCGATGGATCTCCTCGTCTTCCTCATGGCCGCATCGGTCACGCCCCTCGTCCGTCCCGGACCGCTGCTTCCCTACGTGCCGGGGTTCAGCCTCTATTACGGGCTTTTCATGCGGTGGGTCCGGCTCGGGGCCTATGCGCAGGAATGGATCTTCCGCGCGTCGAAGAACGACGAATTCGTCCCCCGCAAGGTCCAGCAGGCGAGAGCGCGAGAAACATGA
- a CDS encoding GAF domain-containing sensor histidine kinase, with protein MELRETFPIPVNERQRVDAVEALDIAQEHDEPFFQYIADAVRAIYDLPSGLVSIVTADEQVFPAHPGLGLDRTSRTLSLCALTVADNAPLLLHDTLADPRAATHPVVTGSLKVRTYFGMPITLSSGFTIGSLCALGPEPSSPPAEAQLAQHRRLRDMLVRFIERPLEPSRSKAEAVAAAAETAQEEFLLLVSHELRTPLNGIYGLAQLLEIEDPSQQEVADGIVQSADLLAGIVDSILNFTELRGAVRLVEGQADLAVILRDAERRIASVAAARGKRCDLSRLPETLPVRCDATRLGLAVSCLLTNFVIHGGESATVGVEPGEDGAVEITIADDGAGIDASRRDRVLEVFGTGRPVRTRFEDGLGLGLPLASRIFELHGGALWLPEGPRRGFSVRISMPAWRFETAEPVSVSVGAS; from the coding sequence ATGGAATTAAGAGAAACGTTTCCGATTCCCGTCAACGAGCGGCAACGGGTAGATGCCGTCGAGGCCCTCGACATCGCACAAGAGCATGACGAGCCTTTCTTCCAGTATATCGCGGATGCCGTGCGCGCGATCTACGACCTCCCGAGCGGACTGGTTTCCATCGTCACGGCAGACGAGCAGGTCTTTCCGGCCCATCCGGGCCTCGGGCTCGATCGAACGTCACGGACATTGTCGCTCTGCGCGCTCACCGTGGCCGACAATGCGCCGCTTCTGCTGCACGATACGCTTGCCGATCCGCGGGCGGCGACCCATCCGGTCGTGACGGGCTCCCTCAAGGTCAGGACGTATTTCGGGATGCCGATCACGTTGTCCTCGGGTTTCACCATCGGCAGTCTCTGCGCGCTCGGTCCAGAGCCGTCTTCTCCGCCTGCCGAAGCGCAACTCGCCCAGCATCGGCGTCTCCGCGATATGCTCGTCCGGTTCATCGAGCGTCCGCTGGAGCCCAGCCGGTCCAAGGCGGAAGCGGTCGCCGCGGCGGCCGAGACTGCCCAGGAGGAGTTTCTCCTTCTCGTCAGTCACGAACTGCGCACGCCGCTGAACGGGATCTACGGTCTCGCCCAGCTGCTCGAAATCGAGGACCCGTCCCAGCAGGAAGTCGCGGATGGCATCGTCCAGTCCGCCGATCTGCTCGCAGGGATCGTCGACAGCATCCTCAACTTCACCGAACTTCGCGGGGCGGTGCGGCTCGTCGAAGGGCAGGCGGATCTGGCCGTCATCCTGCGGGATGCCGAGCGGCGCATCGCCTCGGTGGCGGCCGCGCGCGGGAAACGATGCGACCTTTCGCGTCTGCCCGAGACCCTTCCGGTACGCTGCGATGCCACGCGTCTGGGGCTGGCCGTGTCCTGCCTGCTGACCAACTTCGTCATCCATGGCGGAGAGAGCGCGACGGTCGGGGTCGAGCCGGGGGAGGACGGTGCCGTCGAGATCACGATCGCGGATGACGGGGCAGGCATAGACGCCTCCCGTCGTGACCGGGTTCTCGAGGTCTTCGGCACCGGCAGGCCGGTACGGACGCGTTTCGAAGACGGACTCGGGTTGGGATTGCCGCTGGCGAGCCGCATCTTCGAGCTGCACGGAGGTGCGCTCTGGCTTCCCGAGGGGCCGAGACGCGGATTCTCGGTGCGGATCAGCATGCCCGCCTGGCGTTTCGAAACCGCTGAACCGGTGAGCGTCTCCGTCGGAGCATCGTGA
- a CDS encoding homocysteine S-methyltransferase family protein has protein sequence MGITILDGGMGQELVRRVGQATSLWSIKALLDDPDLVRAVHDDFFAAGAEVATTNSYSVLPDRLKRHGLGDRLEELSRSACEIACRSRDAHGSGLVAGSLGPLGFSYQPDKAPPPDEAAEIYARLARLHDPFVDIHLLETMSSLDQARGALMGAGVTGKPVWLAFSVDDLDGGRLRSGEPLASVAALIDEFRPACVLLNCSRPEAITAGLSILSEMPGPFGAYANGFTGIADAFDHIGATVDLLQSRTDLGPAAYAKAAEAWAAAGATVIGGCCEVGPDHIAELARRLKAP, from the coding sequence ATGGGCATCACGATCCTCGACGGAGGCATGGGGCAGGAGCTCGTCCGACGCGTCGGTCAGGCGACATCGTTGTGGTCGATCAAGGCCCTGCTCGACGACCCGGACCTCGTGCGGGCGGTCCATGACGACTTCTTCGCCGCCGGTGCCGAAGTGGCGACCACGAACAGCTATTCGGTCCTTCCGGACCGGCTCAAGCGGCATGGCCTCGGCGATCGGCTGGAAGAACTGAGCCGGAGCGCCTGCGAAATCGCCTGCCGGTCGCGGGATGCCCATGGAAGCGGGCTGGTGGCCGGATCGCTCGGCCCGCTGGGGTTCTCCTATCAGCCGGACAAGGCGCCCCCGCCCGACGAAGCGGCCGAGATCTATGCGCGTCTGGCACGGTTGCACGACCCATTTGTCGACATCCACCTGCTGGAAACGATGTCATCCCTGGATCAGGCCAGGGGCGCGCTGATGGGCGCGGGGGTCACCGGAAAGCCGGTCTGGCTCGCCTTCAGCGTCGACGATCTGGACGGAGGCCGGCTCCGCTCGGGGGAGCCTCTCGCCAGCGTCGCGGCGCTGATCGACGAATTCCGGCCCGCCTGCGTCCTACTGAACTGTTCACGGCCCGAGGCCATCACCGCCGGCCTGTCGATCCTGAGCGAGATGCCGGGCCCCTTCGGCGCCTATGCGAACGGCTTTACCGGCATCGCGGACGCGTTCGACCATATCGGCGCGACCGTCGATCTGTTGCAGAGCCGCACCGATCTGGGTCCGGCAGCCTATGCCAAGGCCGCCGAGGCATGGGCCGCCGCCGGCGCGACCGTGATCGGCGGCTGCTGCGAGGTCGGTCCCGACCACATCGCCGAACTCGCCAGACGCCTCAAGGCACCCTGA
- a CDS encoding hemerythrin domain-containing protein: MDITQIILQDHAEQRRLFAAISEIDPSETEALAAIWGRLKALLDSHAEAEERFFYPDLLETGSGAADADDAEEETRDAIHDHNEIRDTGEAVQKHEVGSSEWFAAVLECEVANSDHMGEEERQGLVDFRKHNSLEIRHKLGVQFLAFQCAHLTGVPVKDKDVDGYIEDPSQTLGKT, encoded by the coding sequence ATGGACATCACTCAAATCATTCTGCAGGACCACGCCGAACAGCGTCGTCTCTTTGCCGCGATCAGCGAGATCGATCCGAGCGAGACAGAGGCGCTTGCGGCCATCTGGGGCCGTCTGAAGGCGTTGCTCGATTCCCACGCCGAAGCCGAGGAGCGGTTCTTCTATCCCGACCTCCTCGAAACCGGATCGGGTGCCGCGGACGCGGATGATGCCGAAGAGGAAACGCGCGACGCGATCCACGATCACAACGAGATCCGCGATACGGGCGAGGCCGTGCAGAAGCACGAGGTCGGATCGTCGGAGTGGTTCGCGGCGGTCCTCGAATGCGAGGTCGCCAACAGCGATCACATGGGTGAGGAGGAGCGTCAGGGCCTCGTGGATTTCCGCAAGCACAACTCGCTCGAAATACGCCACAAGCTGGGTGTCCAGTTCCTCGCGTTCCAGTGCGCCCATCTGACCGGCGTTCCCGTCAAGGACAAGGATGTGGACGGCTACATCGAGGATCCGTCGCAGACCTTGGGCAAGACCTGA
- a CDS encoding tautomerase family protein, whose amino-acid sequence MPLVRIDMIEGRTDEELRHLLDTIQSCVVEAFGVPDTDRYQIVHEHKPNRMVFLDTGLGFTRSDRMISIQFFTSPRTHVEKIKVYKLLSDNLEKECGLDPNDLLISVFTNREEDWSFAQGEAQYVTGSLP is encoded by the coding sequence ATGCCACTGGTACGCATCGACATGATCGAAGGACGCACGGACGAGGAGCTTCGGCACCTTCTGGACACCATCCAGAGCTGTGTGGTCGAAGCTTTCGGCGTCCCTGACACCGATCGCTATCAGATCGTGCACGAGCACAAGCCCAACCGCATGGTGTTCCTCGATACCGGGCTCGGCTTCACGCGCAGCGATCGAATGATCTCGATCCAGTTCTTCACCAGTCCAAGAACCCATGTCGAGAAGATCAAGGTCTACAAGCTTCTCTCCGACAATCTCGAAAAGGAATGCGGGCTCGATCCGAACGACCTTCTGATCTCGGTCTTCACCAATCGGGAGGAAGACTGGAGCTTTGCGCAAGGCGAGGCGCAGTACGTGACGGGGAGCCTGCCGTGA
- a CDS encoding putative selenate ABC transporter substrate-binding protein produces MASAAHAQTLYFSAIPDEDETALETRFSAVAKYLADELAVDVAFVSVKSYPAAVTAFRNDQIQLAWFGGLSGVQARLATPGARAIAQGVEDGAFVTYFIANTATGIAPGPDFPADALAGRTFTFGAQTSTSGRLMPEFWIREETGQSPRELFSRVGFSGDHSQTLRLVASGAWDVGALNYAVYDKAVEDGAPEIDTTTVIWRTPPYPDYNWTIRGDLDERFGEGFSERLTDAILELEDPEILAAFPRSGFVPASNADYAPIEETARALDLIE; encoded by the coding sequence ATGGCGTCCGCCGCCCACGCGCAGACGCTCTATTTCTCAGCCATTCCCGACGAGGACGAGACCGCGCTCGAGACGCGGTTCTCGGCCGTGGCGAAGTACCTTGCCGATGAGCTGGCGGTCGATGTCGCATTCGTCTCCGTCAAGAGTTATCCCGCCGCCGTCACAGCGTTCCGCAACGATCAGATCCAGCTCGCCTGGTTCGGCGGGTTGTCCGGCGTTCAGGCGCGCCTCGCGACACCGGGCGCGCGCGCCATCGCCCAAGGGGTGGAGGACGGCGCGTTCGTCACCTACTTCATCGCAAACACCGCGACCGGGATCGCGCCCGGTCCGGATTTTCCCGCCGATGCCCTCGCGGGCCGGACGTTCACCTTCGGCGCGCAGACTTCGACCTCGGGGCGGCTGATGCCCGAATTCTGGATCCGGGAGGAGACGGGGCAATCCCCCCGGGAGCTTTTCTCCCGCGTGGGCTTTTCCGGCGATCACAGCCAGACGCTCCGCCTCGTGGCGAGCGGTGCCTGGGATGTCGGCGCACTGAACTACGCGGTCTACGACAAGGCGGTGGAGGACGGCGCGCCCGAGATCGACACGACGACCGTGATCTGGCGCACGCCACCCTATCCCGACTACAACTGGACCATCCGCGGAGATCTGGACGAGCGGTTCGGCGAGGGGTTCTCCGAACGGCTGACCGACGCGATCCTCGAACTCGAGGACCCCGAGATCCTCGCCGCCTTTCCGCGCAGCGGCTTCGTCCCGGCCTCGAACGCGGATTACGCTCCGATCGAGGAGACCGCGCGCGCGCTCGACCTGATCGAGTGA
- a CDS encoding ATP-binding cassette domain-containing protein: protein MTDLTLVSLDGETLGYGSRTVLSRVSLSVGRGERVVLLGHSGAGKSTLLGAVHDRLVADGRRVALVPQDHALVPQLSVRHNVLMGRLDDRSAVYNLTSLVHIRARDRAEIDGILDRVGLGQEASRAVEGLSGGQKQRTALARALFRGGAAIVADEPVSAVDETQAMRLLSELETGFDAVILALHDVAQARAIATRLIGLRGGRIAFDAPPEEVSEAALERLYAA, encoded by the coding sequence GTGACGGACTTGACGCTCGTCTCCCTCGATGGCGAAACGCTCGGCTACGGGAGCCGCACCGTGCTCAGCCGGGTTTCGCTTTCGGTCGGGCGCGGCGAGCGGGTGGTCCTGCTGGGGCATAGCGGGGCGGGCAAGTCGACCCTGCTCGGGGCCGTTCACGACCGGCTGGTGGCGGATGGAAGACGGGTCGCGCTGGTGCCGCAGGACCACGCCCTGGTGCCGCAGCTGTCGGTTCGGCACAACGTGCTGATGGGGCGGCTCGACGACCGGTCGGCCGTCTACAACCTGACCTCGCTGGTCCATATCCGGGCGCGGGACCGTGCCGAGATCGACGGGATCCTCGACCGCGTGGGCCTCGGGCAGGAGGCATCGCGGGCGGTCGAGGGGCTGTCGGGCGGGCAGAAGCAGCGCACGGCGCTGGCTCGCGCGCTTTTCCGGGGCGGCGCGGCGATCGTCGCGGACGAACCCGTCTCGGCCGTGGACGAGACACAGGCCATGCGCCTTCTGTCGGAGCTCGAAACGGGGTTCGACGCGGTGATCCTCGCGCTTCATGACGTCGCCCAGGCCCGGGCGATCGCGACGCGTCTGATCGGCCTTCGGGGTGGACGGATCGCGTTCGACGCCCCGCCCGAGGAGGTGTCGGAGGCAGCGCTGGAACGGCTCTATGCTGCCTGA